The Obesumbacterium proteus DNA window GCTTTAAAATCAGCCAGCGCACGAGTACGTGCACCCTGACTTTTGTTACCGTGGATGGCCGCAGCGGTAATACCATCTTTATTCAGCTGTTCAGCCAAATGGTTAGCACCGTATTTGGTACGGGTGAAAACCAGAACCTGCTGCCAGTTATGGGTGCCAATAAGCTGGGCCAACAGCTCGCGCTTGCGGCGCTTATCAACGAAATGTACCGACTGCTCAACCTGCTCAGACGCTGTGTTGCGGCGCGCCACTTCAACGGAGGCCGGATTAGTCAGCAACTTGTTTGCCAGCTCTTTGATTTCATCAGAGAACGTCGCAGAGAACAGCAGGTTTTGACGCTTGGATGGCAACTTAGCTAATACACGACGGATATCGTGAATAAAGCCCATATCCAGCATGCGGTCAGCTTCGTCCAGTACCAGAATTTCAACGTTAGATAAATCAACCGCACGTTGATGTTCCAAGTCCAGCAAACGACCCGGCGTCGCCACCAGAACGTCAACGCCGCCGCGCAGCTTCATCATCTGCGGGTTAATGCTCACGCCGCCGAAAACCACCAGCGAACGGATATTTAAATATTTGCTGTAATCACGCACGTTCTCGCCGATCTGGGCAGCCAGTTCGCGAGTTGGGGTTAAGATCAGCGCACGCACAGGACGGCGGCCTTTTACCGGCTGCGCATCCTTAGAAAGCAGCTGTAACAGCGGCAGCGTAAAGCCTGCGGTTTTGCCGGTACCGGTTTGGGCACTGGCCATCAGATCACGGCGCTGTAAAACAACCGGGATCGCTTGAGATTGAATAGGCGTAGGTTCGCGATAGCCCTGTTCTTCAACAGCGCGCAACAATTCGGCACTCAGGCCGAGAGTATCAAAAGACATATTAGGGTAAAACTCCAAATCCACCTTGACCCGAAAGGTCGGGTGCAGTTTCCGGGTGGATTTATCAGACGCGGTAGATAGGTAATCACCACGAGGGATAGGCACAAACTGCGAGTGCAACATAATTGTGGTGGATTCTAACAGAAAATGTGATCGGCGTCTGATATGTTTTTTTGATAGGGGAAATTAGGTGGGGTTTTCGGCAGTTGTATATGTTGCTAGCGTCGAAGGTTTCGTCCGCCAATCAGCAAATACGTTTCTATGCAATCATTGGCGTAGGCGTCCGATGAGAGTCCCGTTGCGCGGGGACTCTCAACTCGCGCGCTTTTTACCGAGCCGTTTGTCCGACCGGTCTCAGAGCGCACATCCTGTACGCCCTCGACCTGCCACCAGCATCCCTGCTGGCGGCTCTAAAATTCATTCTTTCAACATGAAAAAACAAAAGACATTTTTGTCTTCTTATCTTTTAATTGTTTAAGTCTTGGCAGTGAGAGCAGTAGAAACAGGATGTTTCTACAAGGGGAGGAGGCGCCAAGGATGGTGCATGCCGACCCGCCGCGGAAATGGCATCTCGGATAAAAGCGCGCGAGTGCAGAGACCACGCGCTGGTGGTCTCTGCCCGTACGCCTTCGCTGATATGCCAATGAAGTTCGGTATTGACAGGCGGGCGGAATCTTTCACTAAGCAGGCATAATCATCCAAAAATAACGCACCATTTCACCGCTCCCTCAGCGCCTCTTTCACCTTATTCAACGGCTTAATCAAATAATCCAGCACGGTTTTCTGCCCGGTTTTAATCTCTACGCTGGCCACCATGCCGGGCAGGATCGGGAATTTTCGCCCTGCTTTATTTCTGAGTTCCGCACTCTTGGTGCGCACGTACACGCGGTAATAATATTGATCGCGGCGTACTTCATCTTGCAGCGTATCCGGCGACACAATTTCAACCGTGCCATCCAAATTGCCATAGATAGAAGAGTCATAGGCGGTAATTTTCACCGTCGCCGGAAGACCTGGGCGAATATAGGCGATATCACGTGGGTTGATACGCGTTTCAATCAACAGCTGATCTTCCAGCGGCACGATTTCCATCAGCTTGCCGCCGGGTTGCAGCACGCCGCCCACGGTCATCACCTGAATATCTTTCACAATGCCGCGCACCGGTGAAATCATGGTCACGCGGTCGAGCTGATCCTCTTTCCCCGCCATTACTTCGAGCTGGGCGTCCAAATCTGCGTTATTTTTTACCTGCTCTTCACGCGCTCTCAGCGCGTATTGGTTGCGCGCATCGTCA harbors:
- the rhlE gene encoding ATP-dependent RNA helicase RhlE gives rise to the protein MSFDTLGLSAELLRAVEEQGYREPTPIQSQAIPVVLQRRDLMASAQTGTGKTAGFTLPLLQLLSKDAQPVKGRRPVRALILTPTRELAAQIGENVRDYSKYLNIRSLVVFGGVSINPQMMKLRGGVDVLVATPGRLLDLEHQRAVDLSNVEILVLDEADRMLDMGFIHDIRRVLAKLPSKRQNLLFSATFSDEIKELANKLLTNPASVEVARRNTASEQVEQSVHFVDKRRKRELLAQLIGTHNWQQVLVFTRTKYGANHLAEQLNKDGITAAAIHGNKSQGARTRALADFKAGSIRVLVATDIAARGLDIDQLPHVVNFELPNVPEDYVHRIGRTGRAESTGEALSLVCVDEHKLLRDIERLLKREIPRIAIEGYEPDPSIKADPIQNGRQSQGRGQGRGQGQGRGQSQGRSQGNGQARDGARSGEKPRSNNGGQRRAAGEGRKPEARGDAPSSQQRRPYRGNKKPATTA